The Kribbella shirazensis genomic interval GCGTCGCTGAAGGGCGTGGACCTGCGGGACGTGCGTGCTGTGGAGCTGCGGACGGACAGGGTGGCCAGCGGGTCGGCGTACGTGAGTGATCTGGGGTTCTCGTCGCCTGGGCTCGGCTACTCGGCGCCTGCGGTGCTGCTGCCGAAGCTGTCCGCGTCCAGCGTCACTGTGAAAGAGGGGGACGCGGGGACACGTTTGGTGGACTTCTGGGTCCGCCTGTCCCGGCCGAGCATCCGACCGGTCAGTGTGTACGTCGAGACGAACGGGGAGTTGGGGGAGTCGGTCGGCAGGGTGGCGCGGCGGTTGGTGTTCAAGCCGGGACAGGTGCGGCAGAAGGTGACTGTGCCGATCACGGCGGGCACCCGGGACAGCTACGACCTGGCGTTCAACCTGGTGCTGTCCGCGCCGCGGGACGGTCTGCTGGACAGGTCCTTCGGCCGCGGCCTGGTCATCGACGACGACCCGACTCCAACCCTCACGCTCGGGGCCTTGAAAACGGTGGAGAGGACCGGGGTCGCCGCCTTCCCGGTCAAGCTGTCCGCTCCGAGCGACAAGTACGTCAGCTTCTCCGGCGTCCTGAAGGACGGCACGGCGGTGATCCGCAGGGACTACGCCGGCGTGAACGACGACGGCACCGGCCCGGCGGACCGGACGATCGACGGGTACGTCGAACCGGGCAAGACGACCGGCGAGCTCCAGGTCAAGATCCTCGATGACAAGGTGCAGGAGCCCACCGAGACCTTCACCGCGGTCATCGATCTCGTGGACGGCGCCCTGATGACGGTCCCGAAGCCCTTGACGGCCGTGGTCACCGACAATGACTGAGACGCGGGTACCGGGATGTGGACTCTGTCGGGGGCGCTTGGGATAGTGCGGGAACATGGGGGAGGGACAGATGGTTGAAACCTTCAGATCCCGTTCGACGTCTTCCTGAGGAGCCGACACGTGTCACTGCCACCGCTGGTCGAACCGGCCGACGAGCTGACGATTGACGAGGTGCGGCGGTATTCGCGGCACCTGATCATCCCCGAGGTCGGGATGGCCGGGCAGAAGCGGCTGAAGAACGCCAAGGTGCTGGTGATCGGCGCCGGCGGTCTCGGCAGCCCCGCGCTGCTGTACCTGGCCGCCGCCGGGGTCGGCACGCTCGGCATCGTCGAGTTCGACACCGTCGACGAGTCCAACCTGCAGCGCCAGATCATCCACGGCCAGTCCGACGTCGGCAAGTCCAAGGCGCAGTCGGCCAAGGAGTCGATCCTCGAGGCCAACCCGTACACCAACGTGGTCCTGCACGAGACCCGGCTGGACAACGACAACGTCTTCGAGATCTTCGAGCAGTACGACCTGATCGTCGACGGCACCGACAACTTCGCCACCCGCTACCTGGTGAACGACGCCGCGGTGCTGCTCGGCAAGCCCTACGTCTGGGGCTCGATCTTCCGCTTCGACGGCCAGGTCAGCGTCTTCTGGGCCGAGCACGGCCCGTGCTACCGCTGCCTGTACCCGGAGCCCCCGCCGCCCGGCATGGTCCCGTCCTGCGCCGAGGGCGGTGTGCTGGGCGTGCTCTGCGCGTCGGTCGGCGCCGCGCAGGTCACCGAGGCGATCAAGCTGCTCACCGGCATCGGCGACCCGTCGCTCGGCCGGCTGAACATCTACGAGGCGCTCGACCTCAACTGGCGCACCCTGAAGGTCCGCAAGGACCCGAACTGCGCCATCTGCGGCGAGAACCCGACCGTCACCGAGCTGATCGACTACGAGAGCTTCTGCGGTGCCCTGACCGAGGAGGCGGCCGACGCGGCCGTCGGCTCGACCATCTCGGTGAAGCAGCTCAGCGAGTGGATCAAGCTGCAGGAGAACGGCGAGAAGGACTTCGTCCTGATCGACGTCCGGGAGCCGAACGAGTACGAGATCAACAAGATCCCGGGCTCGGTGCTGATCCCGAAGGCCGACTTCCAGACCGGTGTGGCGTTGGAGAAGCTGCCGCAGGACAAGCAGCTGGTCTTCCACTGCAAGTCCGGCGTCCGCTCCGCCGAGGTGCTCGCGATCGCCAAGGGCGCGGGCTTCTCGGACGCGGTGCACGTCGGCGGCGGCGTGGTGGCGTGGGTCGACCAGATCGACCCGAGCCAGCCCTCGTACTGAGCAGACCGAGCAGACGGAGGGGTCCCACAGCACGTGGGACCCCTCCGTTCGGCTATCTCACGCGCACCGGCTGGTACGCCGGGTCGTCGCAGGTGATGCGCAGGTCGTCGAGGCCGAACCACTCGCCCTCCACCGTGCAGTGGTCGCCGATGTTCCGCCCGTCGAGGACGATCTCGTCGCGCTGGTACTTGCCGTGGTGGCGCCACTCGACCTGCGCGCCGTACATCTCGGACAGCCGTCGTGTCACCCCCGGATAGTCGGGCCGGAAGGCCAGCTGCACGGTCACCACGACCATGACGATCAGGACCGCGACTGCGCCGAGGAACAGGCTGCGCTGCCGCTGCGACCACGGCGTACGGCGCCACTTCGGTCCACGCCGCTGCTCCGCGCCGTCCGTACTGCGTTCGTCTTCGTCACTGCGTTCGTCTTCGTCGGTACGGCGTGACGCCCGCGCGGCATCGGCCGCCAGAACTGCGGCCCGCTGCTCCGGCGTGATCTCCCCGTCCTCCCGGCCGTTCTCGAGGCCGTACAGGCAGTCCAGGTACGCGCGACCCAACGGGTGCCATTCCCATGCGTCCACGACCACGTCGTCGTTGTCGCGCAGCTCCCGTGCGGCACCGGCAGCATCGCCCGCGTCGTAGCGCTCCATGGCCCGCTCGACAGCACCGGCCGCCTGCTCGAGACCCTCACGGGTGGTGAAGGTAGGGAGCTGGTCGGGCGGTGCGGTCAGGGCCCGGGTGATCCGGTCGTGCAGGAGCTGCAGTCGTGATCGCACACCATCGATCTTCGTCGTGCAGGGTGTCAGAACGGCATGCGGCAGCTCGCCACCGCCTGGACGGCGTCTGCGTCGCCGGTCACCACCGGATGGTCGTCCCGGCCCGACAGGGTCCGCATGTAGCCGACAGCATCCACAGCGGCGCGACCTACCGGCTCACCCTTCCCGAGCCGGTAGGTCCCACCTCCCTGCCCGGTCAGCTCGAGTACGACGGCGGGCCGGTCGTTCCAGAACGGTCCGGACGCCTCCAGGTCGTAGACCACCTGCGCGATCCCTTCCCCGGCGTACGGTCCGGCGTCGAACGGCCGTGCCAGCGCCTGGCACACGTCGTCGCGATGCATCCACAGGTCCCGCGCCAGCAGGATGTCCTGCACGTAGCCGAACGACATCCGGGGCGCCGGGTCCACCTGCATCGAGATCCGCCGGAACAGCTCCGGAGCGCGTGAGATCTTCCGTGTCGCCTTCGCCCACACCTGGTCGAACAGCTCCCGCAGCTCACCCGGCGGCGTACCGCGATGTTCGTCGGCCTGCACGATCATGTGCGCGTCGAAGCGTGGCACTCCGGGGTACGCCCGCTTGTTCTTGAGCCACCGCCGCGGGAACGAGGTCGGCTTGATCACGTCCTCCGCCTGCCCGATCAGGTGGCCGGCGATGTCCGCGACGTCCCACGCGTCGCAGACGGTGCGCCGGTGCCACTCGTCCCCCTCGATCGACGCGAGCAGCTCGCGCCACGCCTTCAGCTCGGCGTCCCGGTGGATCCGGCACCGTGCGCGGTCGGCCCGCCCGATCTGCTCCGCGAGTACTGCGGTCATCTTCTCCCCCTGGTTGGTGCGTAGTGCTGGTAGAACATCTCGAGTACGACGGGAAGCAGCCGGCTGAATCGCCCCTCCTCGAAGGGCGCATCCGGCTCGTTGGCGATCTGTTGTGACAGCACCCCCGACGTGACCGACGTCAGGACCGCGAGCCCCTCGTCGCTCGCTGCGTCCGGATGCAGCCGGCCGGCGTCCACCGCGGCCTGCAGGTGCCGGCGAACGTCGGCCAACGTCTCCTGCGCCGGTGCGAACGCCTCCGGGCTCGGCTCGAAACCGGGAACCGTGCGCCAGAACAGCAGTTGCGAATACACCGGGTTCTGCATGCACCAACGGGCGAACGCGGTGGTCCCGATCAGGTGCAACTCGACCACGTCGTCGGTCGTGGCGGCGGCGACCGCGTCCCGTTGCGCAGCCTGGAACAGCTCCGCGCCGCGCTGGAACAGCGCATCGTAGATCGCCATCTTCGACGGGAAGTACTGGTACAGCGACGGCGGCTGCATGCCGAGCCGCCGCGCCACCGCCGACAGGCTCAGCGCCGCGACCCCCTCGGCCTCCATCAGCTCGATGGCGACGTCGAGGATCTCGCCGATCGTCTCCTGACGGCGGCGGGTACGGCGGTCCGGTGCGGCAGCAGTGCTCATACCATGAGGAGAACCTAATGGCATTAGGGATGTCAATACCTCGTAGGACTCTGGAGACTGTCCGTCGCTCCGCGTACTGTCTTGAGGCATGTGCAGAAACATCACCGTGCTCCGGGGACTCGAGCCGTCCGCGACCTCCGAGGAGGTCTACGCGGCCGCGTTGCAGTACGTCCGCAAGGTGACGGGGGTCGGCTCGCTGAGCGCGACCACCCGCGGCCCGATCGAGCGCGCGGCCACCGAGGTCGCGCGGATCACCGAGCAGCTCCTGGAGGAGATGCCGGCCCGCCGGACGCCCCCGCAGACCGTGCCGCCGCTGCGCCGCCCCGAGGTCCGCGCCCGCCTCGGCCTCGACTGAGCCCGCGTCGCGGAGTTCCGGCCCCCGCTGATCGCCGGGCGGGGTAGTGTCGCGTCCCGGAACAGGTTTACCCCTGGACGGTTGCCTTAGGGAGGCGCGGGATGCGGTTCGCGATCAAGACCAGGCCGGAACACACCACTTGGCAGCAGATGCGGGACGTGTGGGTCGCGGCGGACCAGTTCGAGATCTTCGAGTCCGCCTGGCACTGGGACCACTTCTACCCGCTGAGCGGTGACATGCAGGGCCCGAACCTGGAGGCCTGGACCACGCTCGCCGCGCTCGCGCAGGCGACGTCGCGGATCCGGGTCGGCTGCCAGGTGACCGGGATGATCTACCGGCATCCCGCGGTCCTCGCGAACATGGCGGCGACCACCGACATCATCAGCGGCGGCCGTCTCGAGCTCGGCATCGGCGCCGGGTGGAACGAGATGGAGACCGCGGCGTACGGCATCGACCTCTACCCGCTGAAGGAGCGCTTCGACAGGTTCGACGAGGGCACCCAGGCGATCATCGCGCTGCTCACCGAGAAGGTCGCGAACTTCGACGGCAAGTACGTCAAGCTCACCGAGGCGTACTGCGAGCCGAAGCCGGTGCAGACGCCGCACCCGCCGATCACCATCGGCGGCAAGGGCCCGAACCGCACGCTCCGCGCGGTCGCCAAGTGGGCGCAGCAGTGGAACGTCATCGTCCCGAACCCGCAGGAGTGGAAGCCGCTCAAGGACGTCCTGGTCCAGCGCTGCGAGGAGGTCGGCCGCGACGTCGGCGAGATCACCTGCTCGGTCAACGTCCGCATCGACCCCGACAGCCCGCTCGACAAGGCGGTCGCGGAGGCCGCGGCGTACGGCGAGGCGGGGGTCGACCTCGTCGTCATGAACCTGCCGCTCGACGCGCCGCCGTCCGTCCTGGAGCCGCTCGCGAAGGCGCTCGCCCCGCTCGCCTAGATTGGGTTCGTGGACAGGGAGGAGTACGTCGAGGCCGTACTGCGGGCCGTGGAGTCGATCCCGGAGGGCAGCGTCGCGACGTACGGGGACATCGCGGAGTACGTCGGGCAGGGCGGACCGCGGCAGGTCGGCGCGATCATGCGCGAGTACGGTGCCAGTGTGCCGTGGTGGCGGGTGATCCGCGCGTCCGGCGTACCGGCCGACGAGGTCGGTGACGAGCAGCTGCACCGGCTGCGATCGGACGGCGTCCGCATCACCGACGGCCGCGTGAACCTCCGGGCCGTCCGCTGGAATCCGGAGGACTGACCACCGGAACCTGTCCGCTTTCCGACGATCTGCAGGGTTCCCGGGGTGCGCCGCGCGTTTTGTCGGTGGGGTCTGTTGAGATGTGTCGGTGGTCAGCAGACAAGGCAAACGACGGCAGTTCCTCGTGCCGCGACGTACTTCTGCGGTGCTGACCGAGGAGTTGCGGTGACACTGCGGGCATACAAGTACGCGCTGAACCCGACCCCGCGCCAGGCCAGGTACATGGACGGGCATTGCGGTGCCGCGCGGCGGGCTTACAACTGGGGACTTGGGCGGGTCAAAGCAGTGATGGATCAGCGCGCGGCGGAAGTTACCTACGGCGTACCTGCGGCGATGATGACACCGCCGATCTCGTGGACGATGTACTCGCTTCGCAGAGACTGGAATCTGGCCAAGAACGAGGTTGCGCCGTGGTGGGCGGAATACTCCAAAGAGGCCTACGCATCCGGCCTGACTCAACTGGCCGCCGCGCTGAAGAACTGGGGCAAGTCCCGCAACGGCACGCGCCACGGACGCGCGATGGGATTCCCACGGTTCAAGTCCAAGCGCAAAACGGTCAAGTCGTGCCGGTTCACCACCGGCGCCCTCGGCTGTGAAGAGCGGTACGCCGTGCTTCCGCGCATCGGGCGGGTACGGCTGCACGAGACGCCAGCATCAGAGCTGCGCGACGGCACGGCCCGGATCCTGGCCGCGTCGATTCGGTTCGAGCGTGGCCGGTGGTTCGTGGCGTTTACTGTCGAACAGCACACACCGGCTCAGGCCCCGCGGCGGCCCGATGCAGCAGTTGGCGCGGACCTGGGCGTCAAGAATCTCGCGGTTCTGGCTGAGCCGGAAGGCGAACCGCTGACAGTGCCGAACCCCAAGCACCTGGGCGCGTCGCTGCGGAAACTCGGCCGCCTCTCGCGTCGCGTGTCCCGCCGCCTTGGCCCGGACCGTCGCACCGGTCAAGGGCCATCTAAGAGGTGGACACGCGCCAACGCGCAGCGCAACCGCGTCCATCACACGGCCGCGTATCAGCGAGTCGACGCCCTACATAAGCTCACGACTGACATCGCCCGTGAATACGGCACCGTCGTCATGGAGGACCTGAACGTCGCCGGGATGCTGAAGAACCGCCGCCTTGCCCGCCGAATCGGTGATGCCGGGTTCGGCGAGATCCGGCGGCAACTGGCGTACAAGTCCGACTGGAACGGCGGACGGCTGATGGTCGCCGACCGTTGGTTCCCGTCGAGCAAAACCTGTTCGAGCTGTGGAGTGGTGAAAGCCAAACTGCTCTTGTCCGAACGCGTTTACACATGTGAATCCTGCGGTTTGAAGATGGACCGTGACGAGAACGCAGCGCGCAACCTCGCCGCGCTGGCAGTCGCCGTCAGTGGGACGGAGACGTTAAACGGACGTGGAGCCGACCAGAAGACCCGGCCTACCGGGCAGGTGGTTATGAAACGTCTACCCGGCAGCCTTGTGTGTGAGACCGGGACCGCCTCGCCAGAGGCTGTAGGTGCGTAGCCAATGACTACTCAACTTCAACGGTCCCGGTACCGGTTGGTCCGGGAGGAGCGCAGGAGCGCGGACGCGCCTGTCCTCGATGCTGATCAGCAGGCCGTCGTGGATCATCCGGGTGGGCCGTTGCTCGTGCTGGCCGGCCCGGGGACCGGGAAGACGACGACGTTGGTGGAGGCCGTCGTCGACCGCGTCCGGCGCCGTGGGCTGAGTCCGGACGAGGTGCTGGTGCTGACGTTCGGTCGGAAGGCGGCAACGGAGCTTCGGGACCGCATCACCGGCCGGCTCGGGCGGACCACGCGCGTGATGCCGTCGATGACGTTCCATTCGTTCTGCTACGCGTTGCTGCGCCGGTTCACTCCGGCCGACGCGTTCGACGTACCACTGCGGCTGCCGTCCGGGCCCGAGCAGTCGCTGCGGTTGAGCGAGGCGTTGTCGGGCAGTCGTGAGGTCGGCGCGGTGCACTGGCCGGGCAGTCTGCATCCGGCGTTGAAGACGCGAGGGTTCACCGACGAGGTGCAGGCGGTGATCGGCAAGGCGCGGCAGTTGGGGCTCGACCCGGAGGACCTGTCCGCGATCGGGCGGTCGGCGGAGCGGGCCGAGTGGGTCGCGGTCGGTGACTTCTTCGAGGAGTACCTGCAGGTGCTCGACGCGGAGCAGGTGCTGGACTACTCCGAGCTGATCCATCGCGCGGTGATCCTGGCGCAGCAGCCGCACGTGCAGGCGAAGCTGCGCACCGAGTTCAAAGCGGTGTTCGTGGACGAGTACCAGGACACCGATCCCGGTCAGACCAAGCTTCTGCAGGCGATCGCGGGCGACGGCCGTGACCTGGTCGTCGTCGGCGATCCGGACCAGTCGATCTACACGTTCCGCGGGGCCGACGTGCGCGGGCTGCTGCGGTTCACCGACGAGTTCCGGACGCGCGACGGCGCGGAGGCCGCGCAGATCGCCTTGGGTACGACGCGACGCTTCGGGACCACCCTGCAGCGCGTGTCGCGCAACGTCGTCAACCGGCTCGGCGTCCCGGGGTCGCTGGACAGGGACACGTTCGACCGCTTCCGGAACCCGGACGCCTCGTCGTGTGTCTTCGGCCCCGGAAAGGTCGAGGCGAACCTGTACTCGACCAGCGGTGCCGAGCTCGAGCACATCGCGGACCTGCTGCGGCGGGCGCACGTCCAGGACGGCATCGGATGGCACGAGATGGCCGTGCTGGTGCGCTCCGGGAGCCGCTCGATCCCGCCGTTGCGCCGGGCATTGTCGGCGGCCGGTATCCCGGTCGACGTGGCGGGCGACGAGCTGCCGTTGTCGCGTGAGCCCGCCGTACGACCGATGCTGCTGGCGTTGCGGGCGGTGGCCGATCCCGAGACGCTGACCGTCGACGTCGTCCGGGCGTTGGCGCTGTCGCCGTTGGGCGCGATGGACGCCGGGCAGTTGCGGCGGCTGGCGCGGGTACTGCGACGGCGGGACCGGGACGCGGCGGGTGGTCAGCGGTTGCCGCGCTCGTCCGACGAGCTGTTGCGGGAGGCATTGCTGAACCCGTTGCTCCTCGACGAGGAGGCGTCGCCGGCCGAGGCGCGGTTCGCGGCGCTCGGCGAGCGGTTGCTCAAGGCAAGGAACATCGTGACCGCGGGCGCGGCGCCGGACGAGGTGATGTGGTCGCTGTGGTCGGACTCGCCGTGGTTGCGGCGATTGCGCGGCCAGGCGTCGGCAGGCGGCGAAACGGCGCGGACCGCGAACCGGGACCTGGATTCGTTGTGCGCGTTGTTCGACGCGGCCGGCCGCGCGGAGGAGCAGGTCGGGTTCAAGGGTGTCTCGGCGTTCCTGTCGGAGCTGGAGTCGCTGGACATCGCGGGCGACAACCGGTTCGACGCGACGTATCGCGAGGCCGGCGTACAGCTCATGACGGCGCACCGGTCGAAGGGCCTGCAGTGGCGGCTCGTCGTGGTCGCTTCGGTGCAGGAAGGTCAGTGGCCGGACCTCCGGCGGCGAGGGTCGTTGCTCGAGCCGGACCGGTTGGGGCCTGACGGATTGATCGACCCGTTGTCGGCGGGCGCGCTGCTGGCCGAGGAGAGACGGCTGTTCTACGTCGCGATCACGCGGGCCCGCGAGCGGTTGATCGTGACCGCCGTCCAGGCCCCCGAGGCCGACGGCGATCAACCCTCCCGCTTTCTTGCCGAGCTGGACATTCCTTTGAAACTCGTGGCGGGACGGCCGCGGCGGCCGTTGTCGCTGCCGGGGCTGGTGGCCGATCTGCGCTGCGTGCTGGCGGCCCCGGCGTCGTCTCCGGCGCTGAAGCGGGTGGCCGCGGACCGGCTGGCCACGCTGGCGGATGCGGTGGACGAGCGGGAGCAGCCGCTGGTGCCGACCGCGGACCCGTCGCGCTGGTGGGGTGTGCGGGAGCGGACGGAGTCGGTTCGGCCGATCGCCGATCCCGAGCAGCCGGTGCCGTTGTCGGGGAGTGCGCTGACGACGATCGTGGACTGTCCGCTGCGCTGGTTCCTGACCCGGCGCGCGGGCGGGGAGACGCAGAGCACATCGGCGCTCGGGTTCGGGTCGGTGCTGCACGCGTTGGCGGATGCGGTCGCGACCGGGACGCTGCCGCCGTCGGTCGACGAGCTGAACGGGTGGCTCGACAAGGTGTGGACACAGCTCGAGTTCGAGTCCGCGTGGATCTCGGACCGGGAGCGCGGTGAGGCGGAGCAGGCGCTGCGACGCTTCGTCGCGTGGCACCAGGGACGCCCGGACCGGACGCTGGTCGGGACCGAGGTCGAGTTCGACGTCCTGCTGCCGGACGAGGAGAAGCCCGCGGTCCGGGTGAACGGCCGGATGGACCGGGTCGAGAAGGATCCCGAGGGGAAGATCCGGGTCGTCGACCTGAAGACCGGCCGCTCGATCCCGACGAAGCCGGCGCTGGAGCGGCACGTCCAGTTGGCGATCTACCAGCGTGCGATCAACGCGCGGCAGCTGAAGAAGCTCGGCGAGGACGCGGAAGCCGGCGGAGCCGAGCTGGTGCAGTTGCGCCACGACGACAACGGGGGCTTCCCGAAGGTCCAGCCGCAGGCCCCGCTGGAGGCCGACGAGGACGGCCGGACCTGGCTCGACGAGGCCGTCGACGACGCCGAGTCCCTGATCCGCACCGAACAGTTCACCGCCCAGCGCAACGACGGCTGCAACCGCTGCGAGGCCCGCTCGCTCTGCCCCATCCAGCCCGAAGGCCGGGAGATCGTCTGATGCCCGCGGTGGAACTGCGCACCACAGCCGACCTGTGCGACTTGCTCGGCATCCCGTTCAGCGATCAGCAACTCGCGGCGATCACCGCACCGCTCGAGCCCGGGGTGATCGTGGCGGGCGCCGGATCAGGTAAGACGACGGCGATGGCGGCCCGGGTCGTGTGGCTGATCTGCACAGGGCAGGTGAAGCCGGAGGAAGTACTCGGACTGACCTTCACCAAGAAGGCGGCGAACGAGCTCGACGTCCGGATCCGCGAGGACCTGACGAAGGCCGGCGTCCTCGGATCGACCCTGCCGCGCGACCAGCACCCGATCCTCGCGGCGCACCTGCGCAGCAACATCCCGAACTGGGAGCCCGAAGAGCCGGGTGAGCCCGTCGTGTCGACGTACCATGCCTTCGCCGGCACGCTGATCGCGGAGCACGGGCTGCGCCTCGGCCTCGAGCCGGACTCGCGCGTGCTCGCCGACGCCACCCGGTACCAGCTCGCCGGTCGCGTCGTACGGCGGTCCGCCGGGCCGATCCGCTTCGCGTCGCATCATGTGCCGACGCTCGTCAACAGCCTGCTCGCGCTCGACGGTGAGCTCGCGGACCACCTGCTCCGGCCGGACGACATCCGCGACCACGACGACGCCGTACGGCGGGAGGTCGCGGCTGCCCGCAAGCAGACGGTGGAGGTCCGCAAGCTCGCGGAGACCGCGTTGAAGCGTGGGGAGATCCTGCAGCTCGTCGAGGAGTACCAGGCGTACAAGGGGGAGCGGGGCGTCGTCGACTTCGCCGACCAGATGGCGCTCGGCGCGCGGCTGGCCGAGGAGTGCCCGGAGGTCGCGGCCGTCGAGCGAGCGCGGTACAAAGTCGTGCTGCTCGACGAGTACCAGGACACGTCCGTCTCGCAGCGCCGGATGCTGACCGCGCTGTTCGCCGGGCCGGATCGCGAGCACGGTCGCGGACATCCGGTGACCGCGGTCGGCGACCCGTGCCAGGCGATCTACGGCTGGCGTGGCGCCTCCGTCGCGAACCTCGACGAGTTCCCTGAGCACTTCCCGCAGGCAGACGGTTCGCCTGCTCGGCGTTATGTGCTGAGCGTCAACCGTCGCTGCGGCAGCCGGATCCTCGCCGCCGCCAACCAGCACGCCGCCGAGCTGTACGAGCAGCATCCCGGTGTCATTCCGCTCGAAGCCCCGCCGGACGCTCCGGAAGGGGCGATCACCGTCGGCCTGTTCGAGACCCGTTCGCAGGAGATCGAGT includes:
- the moeZ gene encoding adenylyltransferase/sulfurtransferase MoeZ, with amino-acid sequence MSLPPLVEPADELTIDEVRRYSRHLIIPEVGMAGQKRLKNAKVLVIGAGGLGSPALLYLAAAGVGTLGIVEFDTVDESNLQRQIIHGQSDVGKSKAQSAKESILEANPYTNVVLHETRLDNDNVFEIFEQYDLIVDGTDNFATRYLVNDAAVLLGKPYVWGSIFRFDGQVSVFWAEHGPCYRCLYPEPPPPGMVPSCAEGGVLGVLCASVGAAQVTEAIKLLTGIGDPSLGRLNIYEALDLNWRTLKVRKDPNCAICGENPTVTELIDYESFCGALTEEAADAAVGSTISVKQLSEWIKLQENGEKDFVLIDVREPNEYEINKIPGSVLIPKADFQTGVALEKLPQDKQLVFHCKSGVRSAEVLAIAKGAGFSDAVHVGGGVVAWVDQIDPSQPSY
- a CDS encoding maleylpyruvate isomerase family mycothiol-dependent enzyme is translated as MTAVLAEQIGRADRARCRIHRDAELKAWRELLASIEGDEWHRRTVCDAWDVADIAGHLIGQAEDVIKPTSFPRRWLKNKRAYPGVPRFDAHMIVQADEHRGTPPGELRELFDQVWAKATRKISRAPELFRRISMQVDPAPRMSFGYVQDILLARDLWMHRDDVCQALARPFDAGPYAGEGIAQVVYDLEASGPFWNDRPAVVLELTGQGGGTYRLGKGEPVGRAAVDAVGYMRTLSGRDDHPVVTGDADAVQAVASCRMPF
- a CDS encoding TetR/AcrR family transcriptional regulator; the encoded protein is MSTAAAPDRRTRRRQETIGEILDVAIELMEAEGVAALSLSAVARRLGMQPPSLYQYFPSKMAIYDALFQRGAELFQAAQRDAVAAATTDDVVELHLIGTTAFARWCMQNPVYSQLLFWRTVPGFEPSPEAFAPAQETLADVRRHLQAAVDAGRLHPDAASDEGLAVLTSVTSGVLSQQIANEPDAPFEEGRFSRLLPVVLEMFYQHYAPTRGRR
- a CDS encoding DUF2277 domain-containing protein, translating into MCRNITVLRGLEPSATSEEVYAAALQYVRKVTGVGSLSATTRGPIERAATEVARITEQLLEEMPARRTPPQTVPPLRRPEVRARLGLD
- a CDS encoding TIGR03560 family F420-dependent LLM class oxidoreductase, with translation MRFAIKTRPEHTTWQQMRDVWVAADQFEIFESAWHWDHFYPLSGDMQGPNLEAWTTLAALAQATSRIRVGCQVTGMIYRHPAVLANMAATTDIISGGRLELGIGAGWNEMETAAYGIDLYPLKERFDRFDEGTQAIIALLTEKVANFDGKYVKLTEAYCEPKPVQTPHPPITIGGKGPNRTLRAVAKWAQQWNVIVPNPQEWKPLKDVLVQRCEEVGRDVGEITCSVNVRIDPDSPLDKAVAEAAAYGEAGVDLVVMNLPLDAPPSVLEPLAKALAPLA
- a CDS encoding MGMT family protein gives rise to the protein MDREEYVEAVLRAVESIPEGSVATYGDIAEYVGQGGPRQVGAIMREYGASVPWWRVIRASGVPADEVGDEQLHRLRSDGVRITDGRVNLRAVRWNPED
- the tnpB gene encoding IS607 family element RNA-guided endonuclease TnpB; the protein is MTLRAYKYALNPTPRQARYMDGHCGAARRAYNWGLGRVKAVMDQRAAEVTYGVPAAMMTPPISWTMYSLRRDWNLAKNEVAPWWAEYSKEAYASGLTQLAAALKNWGKSRNGTRHGRAMGFPRFKSKRKTVKSCRFTTGALGCEERYAVLPRIGRVRLHETPASELRDGTARILAASIRFERGRWFVAFTVEQHTPAQAPRRPDAAVGADLGVKNLAVLAEPEGEPLTVPNPKHLGASLRKLGRLSRRVSRRLGPDRRTGQGPSKRWTRANAQRNRVHHTAAYQRVDALHKLTTDIAREYGTVVMEDLNVAGMLKNRRLARRIGDAGFGEIRRQLAYKSDWNGGRLMVADRWFPSSKTCSSCGVVKAKLLLSERVYTCESCGLKMDRDENAARNLAALAVAVSGTETLNGRGADQKTRPTGQVVMKRLPGSLVCETGTASPEAVGA
- a CDS encoding ATP-dependent helicase; its protein translation is MTTQLQRSRYRLVREERRSADAPVLDADQQAVVDHPGGPLLVLAGPGTGKTTTLVEAVVDRVRRRGLSPDEVLVLTFGRKAATELRDRITGRLGRTTRVMPSMTFHSFCYALLRRFTPADAFDVPLRLPSGPEQSLRLSEALSGSREVGAVHWPGSLHPALKTRGFTDEVQAVIGKARQLGLDPEDLSAIGRSAERAEWVAVGDFFEEYLQVLDAEQVLDYSELIHRAVILAQQPHVQAKLRTEFKAVFVDEYQDTDPGQTKLLQAIAGDGRDLVVVGDPDQSIYTFRGADVRGLLRFTDEFRTRDGAEAAQIALGTTRRFGTTLQRVSRNVVNRLGVPGSLDRDTFDRFRNPDASSCVFGPGKVEANLYSTSGAELEHIADLLRRAHVQDGIGWHEMAVLVRSGSRSIPPLRRALSAAGIPVDVAGDELPLSREPAVRPMLLALRAVADPETLTVDVVRALALSPLGAMDAGQLRRLARVLRRRDRDAAGGQRLPRSSDELLREALLNPLLLDEEASPAEARFAALGERLLKARNIVTAGAAPDEVMWSLWSDSPWLRRLRGQASAGGETARTANRDLDSLCALFDAAGRAEEQVGFKGVSAFLSELESLDIAGDNRFDATYREAGVQLMTAHRSKGLQWRLVVVASVQEGQWPDLRRRGSLLEPDRLGPDGLIDPLSAGALLAEERRLFYVAITRARERLIVTAVQAPEADGDQPSRFLAELDIPLKLVAGRPRRPLSLPGLVADLRCVLAAPASSPALKRVAADRLATLADAVDEREQPLVPTADPSRWWGVRERTESVRPIADPEQPVPLSGSALTTIVDCPLRWFLTRRAGGETQSTSALGFGSVLHALADAVATGTLPPSVDELNGWLDKVWTQLEFESAWISDRERGEAEQALRRFVAWHQGRPDRTLVGTEVEFDVLLPDEEKPAVRVNGRMDRVEKDPEGKIRVVDLKTGRSIPTKPALERHVQLAIYQRAINARQLKKLGEDAEAGGAELVQLRHDDNGGFPKVQPQAPLEADEDGRTWLDEAVDDAESLIRTEQFTAQRNDGCNRCEARSLCPIQPEGREIV